The Methanocalculus alkaliphilus genome segment ATCTATACGCATGCATCGTCTCGTCTGCATCCATTGCCACACCCACTATCCACCGGATGCGATCATATACACCTGCTCTGCATGCGGCCACCTCCTGACGGTCGAGTATGATATTGATAGCATCTCTGTCTCACACTCGGATCTCCTCTCACGGCCGCTCTCGGTCTGGCGGTACCGGGAACTTCTCCCGGTCAATATTCCGCCGGTGACGTTGCAGGAGGGGGGCACACCTCTCTACCATCTCAAGCGGATTGGTGAAGAGATTGGCCTTAAAAATCTTTATGCCAAGCATGAGGGGATGAACCCGACCGGCTCATTCAAGGATCGCGGGATGACACTCGGTGTCTCGATGGCCATCCAGCTGAATATGAAGATGGTCGCCTGTGCCAGTACAGGAAATACCTCTGCCAGCCTTGCTGCATATGCTGCACGGGCAGGCATCCCTTCGGTTGTCCTCCTTCCTTCAGGAAAGGTTGCCATCGGGAAGGTTGCCCAGGCCCTGATGCATGGGGCGCGGGTTATATCGATCAACGGCAACTTCGACCGCGCCCTTGAGATGGTCCATGAACTCTGTATCTCGCATGGCATCTATCTTCTCAACTCGGTGAACCCATACCGGCTGGAGGGGCAGAAGACCATCGGATACGAGGTGATCGATCAGCTCGGCTATCTTCCGGATCGAATCGTCCTTCCCGTCGGGAATGCCGGTAATATCTCAGCAGTCTATAAAGGACTTACTGAATGGCGCGATCTCGGCTGGATCGATACGATCCCGAAGATGACTGGTATCCAGGCAGCAGGATCCGCACCTGTTGTCCGTGCGATCCAGGGCGATCTCCCTTCAGTGGTCCCTGATGCCTCACCGGAGACGATTGCGACCGCAATACGGATCGGCGCCCCGGTAAATGGTGAGAAGGCACTCATTGCCATCAGGAAGACCGGCGGTATCGCAGAGTCCGTGACCGATGAAGAGATCCTCTCGATGCAGCGGGACCTTGCCCGGCTTGAGGGGATCGGTGTTGAACCGGCTTCGGCCGCATCGGTCGCCGGCATCAGAAAACTCAGGGAGATGGGGATGATCGATTCTGACGAAGAGATCGTCTGTGTCGTGACCGGCCACCTCCTCAAAGATCCCCAGACGGTGATAGCTCAATGCAGTCCCCCCATCGAGATCGATGCAACATTGCCTGCCTTGCTCTCTGCCTTGCAGCTCTGATACTGATCGTTCCTGTATCTGCTCAGGATGCCGTATTTACGGTGTATGAGAACGGAACAGGGTACTCGGCAGTAATCGGGATAGTGGATGCCGAGGAGTACCGGTTCACAGAACCCGGCCTCCTCGGGGAAGCAGTTCCGATCCAGGCACGCAACATCAGTCTTACTGACGGTTCAGGAGACGTGGTACTCTCAGCAGATGAAGAGTCGAGGATCACCTTCCCGAGGGGGGATTATCTGCTCTTCTATGAAGGAACGCTCTCTGGTAACTCGTTTGCCGCCGTCTTTTCCGATCGGCATAATATCACGGTCTTTCTCCCGGAAGGGTATGATGTCAGAAACCCGCTCCTTGGATATGTGAGCCAGGGTGGAAAGACAACGGTCGTTGACGGGGGTCTTATGATCACCTGGGAGAAGACCCGGTATGCCGACATTCGTTATTATGATGAGACCAGGGAGGTCATCCTCTATGCTTTTGGAACCATCTGGATAATGCTGATGATCATTCTCCTCTTCGGCTATTATGCGATGAGGGTGAGTACAAAAGAGTAGTTGGGGTCTAAATATCGATCCCAAATTTTGCGGCATTTGCATCCGCGATCGCCTGGATCTTTGCGATCTCTTCTTCGTTTCTCTTTGGCTTGAAGAGGTGGCGGAACCGTTTCTGGACTGAGAGATACTCCTCGACCGGCTTCCTCTTCACCTTCTTCGCTTTCTTGACAACACCATTGATCATCTCATAGTTTACCCAGAGACCGGTCTCGATGGCAAGCTTTCCGACAGCCACCGTCTGATCACCCTCAAAGCCCCACCCGGTACAGCATGGTGCATGAACCTGGATATATGTGGCTCCGGGGGTGTTGACGGCAGTCTCAACCTTCTTCATGAGGTCGGTCGGGTATGAGAGTGAAGCGGTTGCGACATATGGTGATCCATGAGCGGCAAGGATAGCCGGAACATCCTTCTTTGCATGTTTGTTCCCCATCGAACAGGACCCTGCCGGACTTGTTGATGTGCTTGCATCAAAGGGTGTTGCCCCGGATCGCTGGATCCCGGTGTTCATGTACGCCTCATTGTCATAGCAGATGTAGGTGATGTCGTGGTTCCGCTCAAAGGCCCCCGAGAGGCAGAGCATCCCGATATCGACCGTTGCCCCGTCGCCACCGATGACAAGAACCTTCTCGCTGCGCCCCTGCCGTTTGAGTGAGGCCTCGATTCCTGAAGCGACGGCTGCGGCATTTTCAAAGAGTGAGTGGATCCAGGGGACCTTCCATGCTGTTTCCGGGTAGGGTGTCGTAAAGACCTCAAGACATCCGGTCGGGGAGACGACGATGACATCCTCCCCGGCGCCTTTGAGGATCATCCGTACAGCGGTTGCCGCACCGCACCCGCCACAGGCCCGGTGACCACACTCGAAGTTTTCAATACTTTTATCGACCATTTACAACAACTCCTCGCGCAGTCCATAGAACATATCTCCACTCCCCTGTTCGGCAAGTTTTGTTATCGCTCTGATGTCCTTCTTTCTGATATCTCTTCCACCAAGGCCGAGGATATAGTCATAGACCGCAATCGACGATCCATAGAGTACATCCTTGATCTCAAGGCCGACTGCACCCTTTGATCCAAGAGAGACGTTCTTGTCAAGAATTGCGACCGTCTTTACATGTGCAAGTGCGGCGGCGATCTCCTCGTCAGGGAATGGACGGAAGCACCGGATCTTCAGGAGCCCGACTTTGATACCGTCTTTTCGCATCTCATCGATTGCGTCTTTCACGGTGCCGCAGATCGATCCCATTGCAACAAGGGCGATCTCTGCATCCTCA includes the following:
- a CDS encoding DUF5803 family protein — protein: MQSPHRDRCNIACLALCLAALILIVPVSAQDAVFTVYENGTGYSAVIGIVDAEEYRFTEPGLLGEAVPIQARNISLTDGSGDVVLSADEESRITFPRGDYLLFYEGTLSGNSFAAVFSDRHNITVFLPEGYDVRNPLLGYVSQGGKTTVVDGGLMITWEKTRYADIRYYDETREVILYAFGTIWIMLMIILLFGYYAMRVSTKE
- a CDS encoding thiamine pyrophosphate-dependent enzyme; the encoded protein is MVDKSIENFECGHRACGGCGAATAVRMILKGAGEDVIVVSPTGCLEVFTTPYPETAWKVPWIHSLFENAAAVASGIEASLKRQGRSEKVLVIGGDGATVDIGMLCLSGAFERNHDITYICYDNEAYMNTGIQRSGATPFDASTSTSPAGSCSMGNKHAKKDVPAILAAHGSPYVATASLSYPTDLMKKVETAVNTPGATYIQVHAPCCTGWGFEGDQTVAVGKLAIETGLWVNYEMINGVVKKAKKVKRKPVEEYLSVQKRFRHLFKPKRNEEEIAKIQAIADANAAKFGIDI
- the thrC gene encoding threonine synthase: MHRLVCIHCHTHYPPDAIIYTCSACGHLLTVEYDIDSISVSHSDLLSRPLSVWRYRELLPVNIPPVTLQEGGTPLYHLKRIGEEIGLKNLYAKHEGMNPTGSFKDRGMTLGVSMAIQLNMKMVACASTGNTSASLAAYAARAGIPSVVLLPSGKVAIGKVAQALMHGARVISINGNFDRALEMVHELCISHGIYLLNSVNPYRLEGQKTIGYEVIDQLGYLPDRIVLPVGNAGNISAVYKGLTEWRDLGWIDTIPKMTGIQAAGSAPVVRAIQGDLPSVVPDASPETIATAIRIGAPVNGEKALIAIRKTGGIAESVTDEEILSMQRDLARLEGIGVEPASAASVAGIRKLREMGMIDSDEEIVCVVTGHLLKDPQTVIAQCSPPIEIDATLPALLSALQL